The Macaca nemestrina isolate mMacNem1 chromosome 15, mMacNem.hap1, whole genome shotgun sequence genome segment ATCATTTAGGATCCTCCAAGGGAAAGAGGACAAAGGTGCCTTCTGTAGACACTCCTGCTCTCTCCCATCCCCACCTTACAGATGCATTAAGAAGCCTCAGGTATGTAGGTCCTTATTCCTGTAGGTTTCGTTATTTTTTGGTTGCAAGGGACCGAGAAAAGGATCAAAGTCGTCCTTTTAGTTATTAGAAATCAgtggagaggccgggcgcggtggctcaagcctgtaatcccagcactttgggaggccgagatgggcggatcacgaggtcaggagatggagaccatcctggctaatatggtgaaaccccgtctctactaaaaatacaaaaaactagccgggcgaggtggtgggtgcctgtagtcccagctactcgggaggctgaggcaggagaatggcgtaaacccgggaggcggagcttgcagtgagctgagatccggccactgcactccagcctgggcgacaaagcgagactccgtctcaaaaaaaaaaaaaaaaaaaaaaaaaatcagtggagaGCCAGGTGCGCTGgtgtgcatctatagtcccagctctgcaggaggctgaggcaggaggatggcttgagcccaggaggttgaggctgcagtgagctatgattgcatcactgcactccaggctgggtgacagaatgggaccctatctctgggggaaaaaaaaaaggccgggcgtggtggctcacgcctgtaatcccagcattttgggaggccgagacgggcggatcatgaggtcaggagatcgagaccatcctggctaacatggtgaaaccccgtctctacaaaaaatacaaaaaaaaaaaaattagccaggcgtagtagtgggcacctgtagtcccagctactcgggaggctgaggcaggagaatggcgtgaacccgggaggcggagcttgcagtgaacccagatcgcgccaccgcactctagcctgggcaactgagcaagactccgtcttggaaaaaaaaaaaaaaaaaaaagggacatttGAGGTCTGCCTCAAATGAGAAATAGAGGCTTATCAGCAGCGGGGCAGGGAAGTGGgaactgcaatttttttttttttaaagagacaaggtctcactctcgcccaagttgcagtacggtggcatgatcatagctctcgGGAAccttgaatgcctggcctcaagcagtcttcccttttcagcctcctgagtagctgggatgccaGGCATGTACcaatgtgcccagctaattttttattttttatttttttgtagagatagtcttgctgtgttgcccaggctgctctcaaactcttagcctcaagcgatcctcccatccttgcctcccaaagcattgggattataggGGCAAACAGCTCTGCCTGTCCAGAAACTGCACTTTGTAGTCTGGAAACTTAAGTCTGGTGTGGCCAGAATGGTACCTCTGTAAGGCAGATAGCCAGAGTTGAGGCTGGGCCAGATCTGGAAGGACATTGACTCCAAGTTGAGATGGTAATGTATATCTTATTATGCGGGGACCATCACAGCTCTGTAAGCAGAGGAATGACATAGCCACATTTGTATCGTAGAGGGAGCGTACCAGTGGCAGTGTGAAGAATAAATTGATGAGAGATACTAGAGGTAGTGGATGTAGCCGGATGAGATTGAGGGACCGAGGGGTGGGGGTGGCCGCATATAAACACAGTGTGTATAGCAGTGGGACTTGGTGATcagttggctgaggcaggaggaggagagagaaagatgaagagTAACTGGGTAACTGGGTGTACGGCCTGCCAGCTGGGTGGAGGGTGCTGCTTTTAACTGGAGGAGGGAAAGCTGGAGGAGGAGCCTTATGTAATGGCTTTTGGTTCTTCTCAGCCACTTAGGATTGGTACACCTGCCTTTGGCAGTATGGGGCCGGGGTGGGGTGATGCCCATGGGAGCCTGTCTGCACAGGGAGGGTTGGCTAGCAGATCTGGGAGGGCATTAGGGCGTTCCTTGAAATCTTTGTGTTCCTAATATATTTTGGTTGTGACTTGGGCTACACGCTGCTATCACCACCTCCTcaaaaaaaccaagaaacaaaatgCTGTAGGGTTAATACTTCATTCCCACAGCAGATACTTAGTATGCCTCAAACACTGCACACCCTGGGGATGCAGCAGTGAATGAGCCCAGGTGTCCCCCAGAAGCATATGGTCGGGGGTTAATGGAGTGGAGATGGGAACAAGGTGGGGAGCAAGTACCTAGGACCTCTGTAGATTAGTTCTCCCTACCAGCTTGAGCTCAGGGTTCAAATCTTGGCCATGTAATTTACTGACACAGTGACCTTGGGTCAGTTACAGAAActactcagtttcttcatcctgtAAATTTGGAATAATATTACTGATCTCATGGGAttgttgttgtgaggattgagGGAATTAATAATAAGTGTAAAATTCCCAGCACATAATGCACACTCAATATACGTTACCTAGTCTCGTACGTACTCAAGCAAGATAGGTTTATAAAAAGGCCTATggctttttcaattaaaataagtTGGAACTTTAACAATTCTGTGCTGTCATCCTAGGAAGCCACAAGGCCTCCATTATTCATCATCCTTACTTTATTAGGGTAATGAGCATTTCTGTTCCCATTTTTGTATCTAGGGAgacaggttaaataacttgcctgcAGTGTTGGCAGAGCTCAAATTCTCTATCCCTAGTTTTGCCCACCAGGTCTgtgttccttttttgttttttattttaaccatcttaaccattttaaagtatacagttcaggAGCAGTAAGTatgttcacattgttgtgtaacaGAGCCCCAGAACTTTTTTCATCTGGCACatctgaaactctatacccattaaacaatggAGTTCCTTCATGACAGTCCTGATTGGAGGTGCAGTTCTTACCTGCTAGTAGGCTGTAAGGTTATGTAGCAGAACCTGAGTGGAGAATGTGTCGTGGAGAAGCAGTTTAAACTGGAACAAGTTGAATTAACTCTTCAAGTAAGGTCCATGTCTGTCTGTTGAGCTTGTGGACGCTCTCTTCTATTCCAGGTCACCAGGTCTGTGATGTCAGTTGGTCCTTGGATGGTGGGTGGGGGGTGTATATTGCACTACAGCaggaaaagccttttttttttttttttgaaacggagtcttgctctgtcgcccaggctgtagtacagtgggtgcagtgcagtcttggctcactgcaacctccgccttgcaggttcaagtgagtctcctgcctcagcctcccgagtagctgggactacaagcgcccgccaccacacccagctaatgttttgtatttttagtagagacagggtttcacctgttagccaggatggtctcggtctcctgaccttgtgatccgcccaccttggccttccaaagtattgggattacaggtgtgaggcactgcgtCCGGCGGAAAAGGCTTTAACAAGCTGGCCCAACTTAATAGTTTTGATCTtagctggtggctcacgcctgtaatcccagcactttgggaggctgaggtgggtggatcacctgaggtcaggagttcgagaccagcctggctaacatggtgaaacccccgctctactaaaaatacaaaaaattagcagggcgtggtggcacatgcctgtaatcccagctactagggaggctgaagcaggagaactgcttgaacccaggaggcggaggttgcagtgagccgggattgccccactacactccagcctgggtgacagagtgatactcagtctcaaaaaaaaaagaaagaaagaaagaaaaaatagttttgatcTAAAAAATAGTGATACTCAAGACGGTATCACTGCGAATTTTAAAGTCCGTTTTAGAGCAGTCTCAAAAGGTGAAATATCACTCAGAGGACAGTCTGGGTTGCTGACTGAATTCTGGAAGCTGACCTTTGTCCTGTggatggaaattttttttttttttgagacggagtctcgctctgtcgcccaggctggagtgcagtggcgcaatctcggctcactgcaagctccgcctcccgggttcacgccattctcctgcctcagcctcccgagtagctgggactacaggcgcccacccctgcacccggctatttttttttctatttttagtagagacggggtttcaccatggtctcgatctcctgaccttgtgatccgcccacctcggcctcccaaagtgctgggattacaggcgtgagccaccacgcccggccaggaaatCTTAAAAGACTAGATGATAACTCATTTGTGGAGCACTTTTACAGTTTATAGACCATCCACTGCAATACAGTTTATACCGTTCACATACAGTATTGCAGTGGGTGGTATTTCCTCACTACAACCCTGTGATTTGGTCCCATGCAGGGACCATTATCCCCATTTCGTAGCTGAGGTGTTAAGTAACTCATTTGAGGTCACCCAGCTAATAAGTCAGGGCTTAAGGCAAGTTCCATAtctcaggatttcttttttttttttttttttgagatggagtctcgctctgtcgcccaggctggagtgcagtggccggatctccgctcactgcaagctccgcctcccgggttcgggccattctcctgtctcagcctcctgagtagctgggactacaggcgcccgccacctcgcctggctagttttttgtatttttttagtagagacggggtttcaccgtgttagccaggatggtctcgatctcctgacctagtgatccgcccgtctcggcctcccaaagtgctgggattacaggcttgagccaccgcgccctgcctatATCTCAGGATTTCTGACTCTAAAACCCACGCTTTGTTTTGTCATCTGTAGCACCACCTTGCAGTCATCAGAAGGGCGCCAAGGACTAAAATGGTCCAGGGAGGCTGCTTCTGCCCGGAGTGAGGAGGTACTCTTCTGGCCTTGCTGCATCACACTGAAGGATCATTTAGAGGGCCCTTGTGTCCAGTGGCTCTCCCTattgtaaatatttcagtaaagagttaaaacgggccgggcgcggtggctcaagcctgtaatcccagcactttgggaggccgaggcgggtggatcacgaggtcaggagatcgagactatcctggctaacatggtgaaaacccgtctctactaaaaatacaaaaaactagccgggcatggtggcgggcgcctgtagtctcagctacttgggaggctgaggtgggagaatggcgtgaactcgggaggcggagcttgcagtgagctgagatcacgccactgcactccagcctgggagacacagcgagactctgtctcaaaaaaaaaaaaaaaaaaaaaaaaaaaaagttaaaacgaGACATTGTTATGTGTGGGGAAATGTATAATGTTCTGCTTTTTTCCTGATTGGGTTACTCTGCTCTGCTAAGTTTGGTATGGCTCGTCTCTGTCTCAGTGTCTCACTGTCTGGAGGGAGGGTGTCTGGTGCTCTTCCCTGACTCCACCTGTAAATACAAACGTTAACTCTTCTCCCTGGCCTTGCTCTGTACATTTGAGGTAAGAATGTACTTGGTTTGGCCAGATAGTCTCTCATGTCCCTAAACCTGAAGCTTCTGTTGACTGTAAATGGTAGAGAAAAGGAAAGTACCCCCAAGGTGTGAACTCTAgttagggaaaaaatatttttgggctTGACAGTGACTCTTAGTTAACTCAATTGCTGGAATAATAGAGTCagaaatatttctttgtttttcagggaggtagaggcaggagcaTAATATGCGGAAGCTGGCAATACCCAGTTGTAACATGGTATTAGAAGGAATGTTATTTTACATGGAAGATAATCCCTagtgatccttttttttttcctcgagacagagtcctgctctgtcgcccaggctggagtgcaatggcaattctcctgcctcggccaccatgcctggctaattttttgtatttttagtagagacggggtttcactatgttggccaggctggtctcgaacttctgaccttgtgatccacccgccttggcctctcaaagtgctgggattacaggtgtgagccaccgcgcccagtggATCCTGTCTCTTGATGTCCTCCCATTCTGGGACACTAAATGGTATCTGACTTTGGTTTCTCTTATGTCATTCCTGGTGTGAAGGATACGGGATATTATAGAGGAGAGTGGCAGGTATTCCAATCTGAACCACGCTGTCATCCTTGCCCTGGCTCAGGCCCAGGGTTCTAACTCCACGGGAATGGGCTTATCTGGGGACTGCTGCTGCCGCAGTCAGGAAGACTCCCCTCCAGCCGGGAGCAGCACTGGCCTGAGCACTGCGCTGGAGGCCAGCCTCTTCGCTGTGGTGCCCAAGGACTCCTTTCAGGTGACCACATTTTTAGTTCCTCTTCCAAGTGTAATCGAGCAGATGGGTGTTTTGTTTTCCAGTTAGCAGTCAAGTCTGCAGTgtcctttgtgtttttatctcCCAGAATACCAGTCTCacctaagcttttttttttttttttgagacagagtctcgttctgtcgcccaggctggagtgcagtggccggatctcagctcactgcaagctccacctcccaggtttacgccattttcctgcctcagcctcccgagtagctgggactacaggcgcccgccacctcgcccggctaattttttgtattttttagtagagacggggtttcaccgtgttagccaggatggtctcgatctcctgacctcgtgatccgcccgtctcggcctcccaaagtgctgggattacaggcttgagccaccgcgcccggcctcacctaAGCTTTTATAGTCCCTGCTGCCCACTTTTCTCAAGAAACAAAGCATTTGTCAAGTAGGAGGGTCCATGGAGGGACCTTTCTCACATATGGATGTGTAGTTCCAGTTCCATGTGCAGGGTGTTTGGTACATGTTGTTTTGTGTTTGGTTTGCAGAAAGTAGATAGAATAAGGGCCGATTTGATTTGGGTAAGGGTGAGCATGGTACAGTAGAAAAAGCATCATACAAGGAGTGCGGAGTCCTGAGTTCTGGAGATGACTGTGTcatttcgtttttgtttttgaggtggagtttcgctcttgttgcccaggctagagtgcaatagtgtgatcttggctcactgcaaaggccttccaggttcaagggattcttctgcctcggcctcctgagaagctgtgattacaggagtgcgccatcacatccggctaattttgtatttttagtagtgacggggtttctccatgttgactaggcttgtcttgaactgctgacctcaggtgatccgctcacttcggcctcccaaagtgctgggattacaggtgtgagccaccgtgcccagcccattttgttttttgtttttatttttaagagatggggacCTGCGTTATCACATTGGGAAGGGGTAGAGAGACCTGCGTTATCACATTGGGAAGGGGTAGAGAGACCTGCGTTATCACATTGGGAAGGGGTAGAGAGACCTGCGTTATCACATTGGGAAGGGGTAGAGAGACCTGCGTTATCACATTGGGAAGGGGTAGAGAGACCTGCGTTATCACATTGGGAAGGGGTAGAGAGACCTGCGTTATCACATTGGGAAGGGGTAGAGAGACCTGCGTTATCACATTGGGAAGGGGTAGAGAGACCTGCGTTATCACATTGGGAAGGGGTAGAGAGACCTGCGTTATCACATTGGGAAGGGGTAGAGAGACCTGCGTTATCACATTGGGAAGGGGTAGAGAGACCTGCGTTATCACATTGGGAAGGGGTAGAGAGACCTGCGTTATCACATTGGGAAGGGGTAGAGAGACCTGCGTTATCACATTGTGAAGGGGTAGAGAGACCTGCGTTATAACATTGGGAAGGGGTAGAGAGACCTGCGTTATCACATTGTGAAGGGGTAGAGAGACCTGCGTTATCACCCCTGTGAAGGGGTAGAGAGACCTGCGTTATCACATTGGGAAGGGGTAGAGAGACCTGCGTTATCACCCCTGTGAAGGGGTAGAGAGACCCGCGTTATCACATTGGGAAGGGGTAGAGAGACCTGCGTTATCACATTGTGAAGGGGTAGAGAGACCTGCGTTATCACATTGGGAAGGGGTAGAGAGACCTGCGTTATAACATTGGGAAGGGGTAGAGAGACCTGCGTTATCACATTGGGAAGGGGTAGAGAGAGGGTTGTTTTGCATGTGGGGTACTTCATTGTAATATAAAAAAGGATTGACACTGAGCTTAATGTTTTCTTAATCTCACTAGCTTGGGGAAGGTTTTCCTACAGTACCCAGGATCCGTCCCTTCTCCTTGCATCCTGATCTATCATGGGACACTGTAGCTCCTTCTAGACCCTAAAGCATACAGTGCTGGAGGCAAGAGGATTTGGGTTGCTGGAACTCACAGAGTACTCTGTACTTGTTGGGGTTTGGGttgttgagggagggaggttCTTGGGGTCCCAGTACTTAACGGCTGTGTTCTATCTTCATTCTCAGATGAGCAATGGCAGGCGCTGGTGAGCGCAAAGGCAAGAAGGATGACAATGGCATTGGCACGGCCATTGACTTTGTGCTCTCCAATGCCCGGCTGGTGCTGGGGGTGGGTGGAGCGGCCATGCTGGGCATCGCCACGCTGGCAGTTAAGCGGGTAAGTGCATGCAGCCAGGGTTAGGGGTGGGATATAGTGGTATGGTCAtaacatgtaatattttatagaaagaaaatgtcGAAGCATTCTAGTAATAGGAGGGAATGATCGCAAtggtgttaagtgaaaaaaacagGTTTCAAAAGTACGTATAGAGTGGTCCTCATTACATGCATCTAGAAAGAAACATACCAGATATTACAAACAGATTTCTTTGGGTCATGACATATGGATTATCTATGTCTTATTTAGTCTTCCCTGAGATTTTCTGCATGGAGCAAAGTATTCTATAAtctagaataaaaacaaaattactaaaAGATAGTAGTTGACCTTACTAGGACAGAGCTTCTGGAGAGGAAGTAAATTGGAAGGAAATAGGGAAAGAGGGCAGGTTTATGTCCTGTGTCCTCTCTGCTATTTCAGATGTACGATCGGGCGATCAGTGCCCCTACCAGCCCCACCCGCCTGAGCCATTCAGGGAAAAGGAGCTGGGAAGAACCAAACTGGATGGGCTCCCCCCGACTGCTGAACAGGGACATGAAGACGGGCCTGAGCCGGTCCCTGCAGACCCTTCCCACAGACTCCTCTGCCTTTGACACAGGTGAGAAGGGCTGCTGCCCCTCCTGCGACCTCTCTGGACTTTCAGTACCACTCCTGCACTCAACAGATGTTTCTTGAGCAcatctgtgccaggcactgtgccagcaCTTGCCCTCCATGCCAGGCCCTTCTTTCTGGGGCTGAGGCAGCTGTGGACTGAGCAGGCATGGGCAGAGCTCACGTGCCTCTCTCTCTTGCCTTGGCAGATACATTCTGCCCGCCCCGGCCCAAGCCAGTGGCCAGGAAGGGCCAGGTAGACTTGAAGAAGTCACGACTCCGCATGTCCCTGCAGGAGAAACTTCTTACTTACTACCGGAACCGGGCAGCCATCCCTGCTGGAGAGCAGGCTCGGGCCAAGCAAGCTGCTGTGGACATATGTGCTGAGCTCCGGAGCTTCCTGCGGGCCAAGTTGCCTGACATGCCGCTTCGGGACATGTACTTGAGTGGCAGCCTCTATGATGACCTGCAGGTAACAAGGTGGTTCTCATGGTGGGTGGGGTTTGGGTGCTAAGCACAGTAGTGTTGTTGGCACAGATCAGTGTCCAGGCTTGCTAGAAAGACTGAGGTCTTACAGCTTCCGAATCCTGTGTACTGCAGCAGCATTTGGAGAGCCATACTtgttattcttgttttgttttgttttgtttttgagacggagtctcgctctgtcgcccaggctggagtggtgcagtggcgtgatcgcgactcactgcaagctccacctcccgagttcaagcgattctcctgcctcagccttctgagtaattgggattacaggtgtgtgccatcactcccggctaattttttttgtatttttagtagagacagggttttgccatgttggccaggctggtctcgaactcctgacctcaggtgatccacccatcttggtctcccaaattgctgggattacaggtgtgagccaccacgcctggcatgtTATTCTTTCGAAATTCTTGTGTCTTTAATCCTTTCTTATGTTTTAGTCCTACTTACAACTTTTAAGAAGCTATAAGAGGCTTCCTCCTTCCTATGTTCTTGTATCCATCTCTCCTTTCTAGTTTTCTCAGTCTGTGTAGATTGATATGGTGACAtgaaagaattattattattattattatttttttttgagatggagtcttgttctgttgcccaggctggagtacagtggcacaatcttggctcactgcaacctctgcctcctgcgttcaagcaattctcctgcctcagcctcccgagtagctgggacgacaggcacccgccaccatgcctggctaatttttttgtatttttagtagaaacggggtttcaccatgttggctaggctggtcttaaactcctgacctcaagtgagctggccgcctcggcctcccacagtgccgggattacaggcgtgagccaccgcgcctggcctagagttCCCATTCTTGCTGGGGGAATGTAAGATCGTGGGAACCGTGTTGGAGGAAGCGTGTCTTTTGAACAGAGTAAACCCTCCAAACGTTTTAAATTCTGCTCTGACAGGTGGTGGCAGCTGACCATATCCAGCTGATTGTGCCCCTTGTGCTGGAGCAGAACCTGTGGTCGTGTATTCCTGGTGAAGACACCATCATGAATGTTCCTGGCTTCTTCCTGGTTCGTCGTGAGAATCCAGAGTACTTTCCTCGTGGGAGCAGTTACTGGGACCGCTGTGTAGTAGGGGGCTACCTCTCCCCAAAGACAGTCGCAGATACATTTGAGAAGGTGGTGGCTGGCTCCATCAATTGGCCAGCCATAGGGTCCCTCTTGGACTATGTGATCCGCCCGGCGCCACCCCCGGAGGCCCTCACACTGGAGGTACAGTACGAGCGTGACAAACATCTCTTCATTGACTTCCTGCCATCAGTGACCCTTGGTGACACAGTCTTGGTGGCCAAACCACACCGGCTAGCCCAGTATGACAACCTGTGGCGGCTGAGCCTGCGTCCCGCAGAGACGGCACGCCTGCGGGCTCTGGACCAGGCTGACTCGGGCTGCCGATCTCTGTGCCTCAAGATCCTCAAGGCCATATGCAAGTCCACCCCGTCTCTGGGCCACCTCACTGCCAGCCAGCTAACCAATGTCATCCTCCTCTTGGCCCAGGAGGAGGCTGACTGGTCTCCAGATATGCTGGCCGACCGTTTCCTGCAGGCCCTGAGGGGACTTATCAGCTACTTAGAGGCTGGAATCCTGCCCAGTGCTCTAAACCCCAAGGTGAACTTATTTGCAGAGCTCACCCCTGAAGAAATAGATGAATTAGGATACACTCTGTATTGCTCATTGTCCGAGCCAGAGGTGCTGCTGCAGACGTAGGGCAGGTGAAGGCCAAAGCGGGTGTTGGTGGTCAGGCCCTGGATTCTCCGTTAGATACACTTGGCTACGTAGTTGGTGCCTCACAGGGTTCCTGGTGCCTGCTGTCTTGCTGATCATCAACCTGGTCACTTCATGCTGATTAGAATGACATCTCTTCCGTCTCCTATTTTCCTACCCAACTCTTCCTATTTTTGTTACCAATCACTGTGCTCCCTGCTCCCCCTggctccaggctaatttttctggAATGAATTGAGAAGGTGGTGTGCTGGCCTGAGCTGATGGACCACTTGTTTTGCATTTCAGCCCATGTTTGCCGCCTCTGTCTGGTCTGCCTTGCCTGTTTGCCTGTTCCTATTCagtgtcttttctattttttcctctcttgttcATGCCTTCTGTTTTGCTCTTGTCCCTGGAGCGTATCTGCCTAATTAAGATGTTGCCTTTTAGTTGAATGCCACTGAAGAGCTGTGATAGCATGTTTCAAAGCTGAACTCTACAGAATGAGTGCTGGGACAGTATTTAGGGTTTCTGGGAGTGAGGCTGGTAGAAGAGCTGGCCTTGACCCCGGTTCCTGGAGTAGAGTCTGCCCTCCCCGCCATCTCCTGACCCATTCCTAAATGCTGAGAACGTCTCTCACGGAAACACTGTTAGTGATCCCCACAGGACAAGCTGGATTCTAAGTTATTTGCAGATTGAATTTCTGGGTGGCTATCAGCAGAAGTGCAGAGTAGGGAACCAGAGCTGGTTAAGGGCCTAG includes the following:
- the LOC105464414 gene encoding mitochondrial dynamics protein MIEF1 — translated: MAGAGERKGKKDDNGIGTAIDFVLSNARLVLGVGGAAMLGIATLAVKRMYDRAISAPTSPTRLSHSGKRSWEEPNWMGSPRLLNRDMKTGLSRSLQTLPTDSSAFDTDTFCPPRPKPVARKGQVDLKKSRLRMSLQEKLLTYYRNRAAIPAGEQARAKQAAVDICAELRSFLRAKLPDMPLRDMYLSGSLYDDLQVVAADHIQLIVPLVLEQNLWSCIPGEDTIMNVPGFFLVRRENPEYFPRGSSYWDRCVVGGYLSPKTVADTFEKVVAGSINWPAIGSLLDYVIRPAPPPEALTLEVQYERDKHLFIDFLPSVTLGDTVLVAKPHRLAQYDNLWRLSLRPAETARLRALDQADSGCRSLCLKILKAICKSTPSLGHLTASQLTNVILLLAQEEADWSPDMLADRFLQALRGLISYLEAGILPSALNPKVNLFAELTPEEIDELGYTLYCSLSEPEVLLQT